A single window of Prochlorothrix hollandica PCC 9006 = CALU 1027 DNA harbors:
- the minD gene encoding septum site-determining protein MinD, translated as MSRVIVVTSGKGGVGKTTTTANLGMALATRGHLTVVVDADFGLRNLDLLLGLENRVVYTALDALAGNCRLEQALVKDKRQPKLALLPAAQNRTKESVTPQQMKQLVKALSSRYEYILIDCPAGIEMGFRNAIAAANEAIIVTTPEIAAVRDADRVIGLLEAGGVKTIRLIVNRLRPAMVQANDMMSVADVQDILSVPLLGVVPDDEQVIVSTNRGEPLVLQENPSMAGQALLNVARRLDGETVEFLDLTNVNKGFLARLRQLLGGK; from the coding sequence ATGAGCCGCGTCATTGTTGTTACGTCTGGAAAAGGGGGAGTGGGTAAAACCACCACCACCGCCAACCTCGGCATGGCCCTGGCCACACGGGGCCATTTAACCGTTGTGGTCGATGCCGATTTTGGGTTACGCAACCTGGATCTGCTGCTGGGTCTGGAAAACCGGGTGGTCTACACTGCGTTAGATGCTTTAGCCGGGAACTGTCGCCTAGAACAAGCCCTGGTTAAGGATAAGCGACAACCGAAACTGGCCCTGCTGCCAGCGGCCCAAAACCGCACCAAAGAATCCGTCACTCCCCAACAAATGAAACAGTTGGTGAAGGCCTTATCCAGCCGTTATGAATACATTTTGATCGACTGCCCCGCAGGCATCGAAATGGGCTTCCGCAATGCCATTGCCGCCGCCAATGAAGCCATCATTGTCACCACCCCGGAAATTGCTGCGGTACGGGATGCCGATCGCGTCATTGGACTCCTGGAAGCCGGGGGAGTTAAAACCATTCGCCTCATTGTTAACCGGTTGCGCCCCGCCATGGTGCAGGCCAACGACATGATGTCCGTGGCCGATGTTCAGGATATTCTGTCGGTGCCCCTGCTGGGGGTGGTACCCGACGATGAACAGGTGATCGTGTCCACCAACCGAGGTGAGCCGCTGGTGCTCCAGGAGAACCCCTCCATGGCGGGCCAAGCGCTCCTCAATGTGGCCCGTCGTCTGGATGGGGAAACCGTGGAGTTTTTGGACTTGACCAATGTCAACAAGGGTTTCCTCGCTCGCCTGCGCCAGTTGCTGGGGGGCAAGTAA
- a CDS encoding diflavin flavoprotein encodes MVALTERVQNRLTLTVEAIAPHTQTLRSLDWDRSRFDIEFGLQNGTTYNSFLIQGDRVALVDSSHEKFRQLYLDALQGLIDPTAIDYLIVSHTEPDHSGLTRDLLALNPNLTVVGSKVALQFLDNLVHQDYQKQQVKSGSILDLGQGHVLEFVSAPNLHWPDTIFTYDRATEILYTCDAFGMHYCSEVTFDEALGPIEADFRYYYDCLMGPNARSVLSALKRMESLGPIQTIATGHGPLLRHHLTEWTGRYQEWSQAQTKASTTVGVFYISDYGYSDRLSQAIAHGITKVGVNVEMVDLRTTEPQDLTEIVGTLAGLVIGTPPNQPPETIDTALSTLLALANTKQAVGLYDSYGGDDEPIDSLLGKCRDAGLKVAFPPIRVKETPSEAIYQLCDESGTDLGQWLTRDKAIQKMKSLDSDLDKALGRISGGLYILTAMKGDMQGAMLASWVVQASFEPLGFTVAVAKDRAIETLMQVGDGFVLNILEEGNYQPLMKHFLKRFPPGADRFAGIKTREGSNGSPILVEALAYLECEVVSRMECSDHWVVYAQVNQGKVSNPDALTAVHHRKVGNHY; translated from the coding sequence ATGGTCGCCCTGACTGAGCGCGTTCAAAACCGGTTAACCCTGACCGTTGAAGCCATTGCCCCCCACACCCAAACCCTACGCTCCCTAGATTGGGATCGCAGCCGATTTGACATTGAGTTTGGCTTGCAAAATGGCACCACCTATAACTCTTTTTTAATCCAGGGCGATCGGGTGGCCTTGGTGGATTCGTCCCATGAAAAGTTTCGCCAACTCTATTTGGATGCCCTCCAGGGTTTAATTGATCCGACGGCGATCGACTACCTGATCGTCAGCCACACGGAACCGGATCACAGCGGACTCACCCGCGATTTATTGGCCCTGAATCCCAACTTAACGGTGGTGGGTTCCAAGGTGGCTCTGCAATTTTTAGACAATCTGGTGCACCAGGACTATCAAAAACAACAGGTGAAAAGCGGTAGCATTCTCGATTTGGGCCAGGGCCATGTGCTGGAGTTCGTCAGCGCCCCCAATTTGCACTGGCCCGATACGATTTTTACCTACGATCGCGCCACGGAAATCCTCTACACCTGCGATGCCTTTGGGATGCACTATTGCAGTGAGGTCACCTTTGATGAAGCTTTAGGGCCGATCGAAGCTGATTTTCGCTACTACTATGACTGTTTGATGGGTCCCAACGCCCGATCGGTGCTGTCGGCCCTCAAGCGCATGGAGAGCCTAGGGCCGATCCAAACCATCGCCACGGGCCATGGTCCCCTGTTGCGCCACCACCTGACGGAATGGACCGGGCGCTATCAGGAGTGGAGCCAAGCCCAAACCAAGGCCAGCACCACGGTGGGGGTCTTTTATATTTCTGACTATGGCTACAGCGATCGGCTCTCCCAGGCCATCGCCCATGGCATCACCAAAGTGGGGGTCAATGTGGAAATGGTGGATCTGCGCACCACAGAACCCCAGGATCTGACGGAAATTGTGGGCACCCTGGCGGGCTTGGTCATTGGCACCCCCCCCAACCAGCCCCCGGAAACCATCGACACGGCCCTGAGTACCCTCCTGGCGTTGGCCAACACTAAGCAGGCGGTGGGACTGTATGACTCCTATGGCGGCGATGATGAACCCATTGATAGCTTGTTGGGCAAATGTCGAGATGCGGGGCTAAAGGTGGCTTTTCCGCCGATTCGGGTCAAGGAAACCCCCAGTGAGGCCATTTACCAGCTCTGCGACGAGTCGGGCACCGACCTAGGCCAGTGGCTGACGCGGGACAAGGCCATCCAAAAGATGAAGTCCCTGGATAGCGATTTAGACAAAGCCCTGGGGCGCATCAGTGGCGGTCTTTATATTCTCACGGCCATGAAGGGGGATATGCAGGGGGCGATGTTGGCCTCTTGGGTGGTTCAGGCTAGCTTTGAACCCCTGGGCTTTACGGTGGCGGTGGCCAAGGATCGGGCCATTGAAACCCTGATGCAGGTGGGGGATGGCTTTGTCCTCAATATTCTGGAGGAGGGCAATTACCAGCCTCTGATGAAGCATTTCCTCAAGCGCTTTCCGCCGGGGGCCGATCGCTTTGCGGGCATCAAAACCCGTGAGGGCAGCAATGGCTCCCCGATTTTGGTGGAGGCGCTGGCCTATCTGGAGTGTGAGGTGGTGAGCCGCATGGAGTGTAGTGATCATTGGGTGGTTTATGCCCAGGTGAACCAAGGCAAGGTGTCCAATCCCGATGCCCTCACCGCTGTTCACCATCGCAAAGTGGGCAACCACTACTAA
- a CDS encoding SDR family oxidoreductase — protein sequence MPPLHQQVVLITGASSGIGAALAQLLADRHRGIRLVLAARTVAKLDSVAAACRDRGADVLVVPTDMTETAQVQALAQQTLDHFGRVDGLVNNAGYGQMGPVELIPVAAVRQQLEVNVVSVLTLTQALLPAMRHQGGGRIINLSSVAGQVAFPFSGVYNASKFALEGVSDALRMEVAPFGIGVSLIEPGPVKTEFFTVARTTSEAAIANPQDSVYHPALAQLDQVAQQFLDQAWSVDRVAEVIHQALGDRHPKPRYVAADYGSLLLFCLKTLPTAWVDGLWKKVYGLGLLQPTATKKD from the coding sequence ATGCCCCCCTTACACCAACAGGTGGTGCTGATTACTGGGGCATCATCGGGCATTGGAGCGGCCCTGGCTCAATTGCTGGCCGATCGCCATCGGGGCATCCGTTTAGTCTTGGCGGCTCGCACCGTTGCCAAGCTAGACAGCGTGGCTGCTGCCTGTCGCGATCGGGGGGCTGACGTGCTAGTGGTGCCCACAGATATGACCGAAACTGCCCAGGTGCAAGCCTTAGCCCAGCAAACCTTGGATCACTTTGGCCGGGTGGATGGGCTGGTGAACAATGCGGGCTATGGGCAAATGGGTCCCGTGGAATTAATCCCCGTGGCGGCGGTGCGGCAGCAACTGGAGGTGAATGTGGTCAGTGTGCTGACCTTAACCCAGGCGCTGCTCCCGGCCATGCGGCACCAAGGGGGAGGCCGCATCATTAACCTCAGTTCCGTGGCGGGTCAGGTGGCATTTCCCTTCAGTGGGGTCTATAACGCCTCCAAATTTGCCCTGGAAGGGGTGAGCGATGCCCTGCGCATGGAAGTGGCTCCCTTTGGCATTGGGGTCAGCTTAATTGAGCCGGGTCCAGTCAAAACAGAGTTTTTTACGGTGGCTCGTACCACCTCCGAGGCGGCGATCGCCAACCCCCAAGACAGTGTTTACCACCCTGCCCTGGCCCAACTGGATCAGGTGGCCCAGCAATTTTTAGATCAAGCCTGGAGCGTCGATCGGGTGGCGGAGGTGATCCACCAAGCCCTCGGCGATCGCCACCCCAAGCCCCGCTATGTGGCCGCTGATTACGGCAGTCTGTTGCTGTTTTGCCTCAAAACCTTACCCACCGCCTGGGTGGATGGTCTCTGGAAAAAAGTCTATGGCCTAGGGTTACTCCAGCCCACTGCGACGAAGAAGGACTAA
- a CDS encoding acyltransferase family protein: MYGTFRTYLALWVVAFHLLSVPLIGQYAVFSFYTLSGFLMTLIMQESYGYQGDGQRRYALNRFLRLYPAYWYSVLLTLGILVLCGAEFLVAYKREMFLPPNLRSWFFNLTLIFPSISPLTVRPRLSPSSWALTVELVYYLLIGLGLSKSSNRTRLWVVLSLGYTIATFFLDPDLGLRYRYSAIPAASLPFALGSFGYFYRESLRSWLDRHQLLKPDLLLILLTVNGLAWVAIAQTTDFPWTFEGGVYPNIALSLILIVTLYYKDLSWVSKGLDRTIGDYSYPLYLLHWPLGALSSYLLFQEPLRGWSWAGVQGFLLTLILGVLASSVVVGVIDPQVNRWRKQIKRS; encoded by the coding sequence ATGTATGGCACGTTTCGCACCTATTTAGCCCTGTGGGTGGTGGCTTTTCACCTCTTATCAGTGCCCCTCATTGGGCAATATGCTGTCTTTTCCTTCTATACCCTCAGTGGTTTTTTGATGACCCTGATTATGCAGGAGTCTTACGGTTACCAGGGGGACGGTCAGCGCCGCTATGCCCTCAACCGGTTTCTGCGGCTTTATCCGGCCTATTGGTATAGTGTGCTGTTGACCTTGGGGATTTTAGTCCTTTGTGGCGCTGAGTTTCTGGTGGCCTATAAACGGGAGATGTTTCTCCCTCCCAATCTCCGCAGTTGGTTTTTTAACTTAACCCTTATTTTTCCCTCGATCTCGCCCTTAACCGTGCGCCCCCGGCTGTCCCCGTCCAGTTGGGCGTTGACGGTGGAATTGGTTTACTATCTGCTCATTGGCTTGGGGTTATCTAAAAGCAGTAATCGCACTCGTCTTTGGGTTGTTTTGAGTCTGGGGTATACGATCGCCACCTTTTTCCTGGATCCTGACCTTGGCCTGCGCTATCGCTATAGTGCCATTCCGGCAGCTTCGTTACCCTTTGCCCTGGGCAGTTTTGGTTATTTTTATCGGGAATCTTTGCGATCATGGCTCGATCGCCATCAACTCCTGAAACCAGATCTTCTCTTAATCCTGCTGACGGTCAATGGCTTGGCCTGGGTTGCCATCGCCCAAACTACGGATTTTCCTTGGACATTTGAGGGGGGGGTGTACCCTAATATCGCCCTTAGTTTGATCCTGATTGTGACCCTTTATTATAAAGATTTGTCGTGGGTTTCTAAGGGTCTCGATCGTACCATTGGCGACTACAGTTATCCCCTTTATTTACTCCATTGGCCCCTGGGGGCATTGTCCAGTTACCTCCTCTTTCAGGAACCCCTGAGGGGCTGGTCTTGGGCTGGTGTGCAGGGTTTTTTATTGACCCTTATTCTTGGGGTCTTGGCCTCTAGTGTGGTGGTTGGAGTAATTGATCCCCAAGTGAACCGTTGGCGCAAGCAGATTAAACGCAGCTAA
- a CDS encoding ATP-binding protein, which translates to MTNLPMGNPPAEPFADNWAYIKTELNWLERLLMVAVGQQRRDLQETASLAQTTRDQVTRHWWKGVISLNQNPNYDEMRPTPPPTGDAALGYQQQLSQRIQESQTQGVLLLLPSLQERLQLTPFEKQLLLLGLAPEVNRRYTKLYNYLQGENRDRPLLDLALKLFCRTDQDWQAARSRLVENCPLLQQGLVQLLGTSRQPLLLHSVRLRDDLVNGLLAHTVTGQQLEQMLRSTPPPAPPLALVPADGFLPGVATPGVATPGISAPGVATSPAFAPAESVPGSRVSPSPVPPASALWPRTQPSGNPWAPLILPNYLHQSLQTLSDSYRWRLTAAVDGSGASRSGEVMLWTGAAGTGKTLAAQTLALTMGVDLVVVDLAQMAVSSPLALVEQLRDRPPVPDVLVLQPARLWLGWKSPLPTPLVKALFQERCAQGLLTLVIGQQPFPLAWPWQSQVQRHWQFPRPDVGARQRIWQQIFPLTVNLDPALPWSTIAQRWEITGGDIEAIAQTAQAIAQESSSPLITLGHVEQAWLAQPRSPQSLMS; encoded by the coding sequence GTGACTAACCTGCCCATGGGGAACCCACCTGCTGAGCCATTTGCGGATAATTGGGCTTACATCAAAACTGAACTCAATTGGCTGGAGCGGTTACTCATGGTGGCCGTGGGCCAGCAGCGCCGCGATCTGCAAGAAACCGCCAGTCTGGCCCAAACGACGCGGGATCAGGTGACCCGCCACTGGTGGAAAGGGGTGATTAGCCTGAACCAAAACCCCAACTATGACGAAATGCGCCCCACCCCGCCCCCCACGGGTGACGCGGCCCTTGGCTATCAACAACAACTGAGCCAACGCATTCAAGAAAGCCAGACCCAGGGGGTGTTGCTGCTGTTGCCCAGCCTTCAGGAACGGCTCCAGTTGACCCCCTTTGAGAAACAGTTGCTGCTGCTGGGGTTGGCTCCAGAAGTGAACCGCCGTTATACCAAGCTCTATAACTATCTCCAGGGGGAAAACCGCGATCGGCCCTTGCTGGATCTAGCCTTGAAGCTATTTTGTCGCACGGATCAAGACTGGCAGGCGGCTCGATCGCGGCTGGTGGAGAATTGTCCGTTGCTCCAGCAGGGATTGGTGCAACTGTTGGGAACAAGCCGTCAGCCCCTGTTGCTCCATAGCGTGCGGTTGCGGGATGATCTGGTGAATGGGTTGCTGGCCCACACCGTCACAGGGCAGCAGTTGGAACAAATGCTGCGATCGACCCCGCCCCCCGCCCCCCCTTTAGCCCTAGTTCCCGCTGATGGGTTTCTCCCCGGAGTTGCTACCCCCGGAGTTGCTACCCCCGGAATTTCTGCCCCCGGAGTGGCTACTTCCCCAGCCTTTGCCCCCGCCGAATCTGTCCCCGGATCCAGAGTCTCCCCCAGCCCTGTACCGCCCGCCTCGGCCCTGTGGCCCCGCACCCAACCCAGCGGCAACCCCTGGGCACCCCTGATTTTGCCGAACTATCTGCACCAGAGTTTGCAGACCTTGAGCGATAGTTACCGGTGGCGCTTGACGGCGGCGGTGGATGGCTCCGGTGCGTCGCGATCGGGGGAGGTGATGCTGTGGACCGGGGCAGCGGGCACCGGCAAAACCCTAGCGGCCCAGACCTTGGCCCTAACCATGGGGGTGGATCTGGTGGTGGTGGACTTAGCCCAAATGGCGGTCTCCTCGCCCTTGGCCCTGGTGGAACAACTGCGGGATCGTCCCCCTGTGCCCGATGTCCTGGTGTTGCAACCGGCCCGCCTCTGGTTGGGCTGGAAGTCTCCCCTGCCCACCCCCTTAGTCAAAGCCCTGTTCCAGGAGCGCTGTGCCCAAGGCTTGTTAACCCTGGTCATTGGTCAGCAACCGTTTCCTTTGGCGTGGCCCTGGCAATCCCAGGTTCAGCGCCATTGGCAGTTTCCTCGGCCCGATGTGGGGGCACGGCAACGGATCTGGCAGCAGATTTTCCCCTTAACGGTTAACTTAGATCCGGCCTTGCCGTGGTCCACGATCGCCCAACGCTGGGAGATAACGGGGGGCGACATTGAAGCGATCGCCCAGACGGCCCAGGCGATCGCCCAGGAGTCCAGCAGCCCCCTCATCACCTTGGGCCATGTGGAGCAGGCATGGCTCGCCCAACCCCGATCGCCCCAATCCCTAATGTCTTAG
- a CDS encoding VOC family protein: MHHVSIRTADIHRAIAFYEALGFGVQERFTTGFTLACWLEGLGGRVELIQIPQPRPAPDAFGDEHYTGFYHLSFDLTPIAPSLPQWLDSLGQRLAQTAVDPPLALRVLLPPGQQSIGDRVYEVAFIADSDGLPLEFLRVLT; encoded by the coding sequence ATGCACCATGTTTCCATTCGCACTGCTGATATTCATCGGGCGATCGCCTTTTATGAAGCCCTGGGTTTTGGAGTACAGGAACGCTTTACCACGGGATTTACCCTAGCCTGTTGGCTGGAAGGGTTGGGGGGACGGGTGGAATTAATCCAGATTCCCCAGCCTCGCCCTGCCCCCGATGCCTTTGGGGATGAACACTACACGGGCTTTTATCATTTATCCTTTGATCTGACCCCCATCGCCCCCTCTTTACCCCAGTGGCTCGACAGCCTGGGTCAGCGCTTAGCCCAAACAGCAGTGGATCCCCCCTTGGCTCTGCGGGTTTTGTTGCCCCCCGGCCAACAGTCCATCGGCGATCGGGTTTATGAAGTGGCCTTTATTGCGGACAGCGACGGTTTGCCCCTGGAATTTTTACGGGTACTGACCTAG
- a CDS encoding TIGR02652 family protein produces the protein MINLVLEYPVFGAEIRCPYCRQSITALTLTDTYLCSRHGAFEADPKTQDLVHLQSGRFWRQWQGEWYRQHTHPDGIRFEIHEALDRLYTEGYRATRIIIADRYRSLISAYFERSSGWSAQQTTVPLPKLYGLPVVFSPGSDGDPRWAVINFDLETEASAHSPAAYARALD, from the coding sequence ATGATCAATCTGGTTCTAGAGTATCCAGTCTTTGGCGCAGAGATTCGTTGTCCCTATTGTCGGCAGTCCATAACAGCACTGACCTTGACGGATACCTATCTTTGTTCCCGCCATGGTGCCTTTGAGGCGGATCCCAAAACCCAGGATCTGGTGCATCTCCAGTCGGGGCGCTTCTGGCGACAGTGGCAGGGGGAGTGGTATCGCCAACATACCCACCCGGATGGTATCCGTTTTGAGATTCATGAAGCCCTCGATCGCCTTTATACAGAAGGCTACCGGGCGACTCGCATTATTATCGCCGATCGCTACCGCAGTCTGATCAGTGCTTATTTTGAACGCAGCTCTGGGTGGTCGGCCCAGCAGACCACAGTGCCACTGCCCAAACTTTATGGCTTACCCGTGGTCTTTAGTCCTGGGTCTGACGGGGATCCCCGGTGGGCGGTCATTAATTTTGATCTGGAAACGGAAGCCAGTGCCCATAGCCCTGCTGCCTATGCCCGCGCCTTAGATTAG
- a CDS encoding gamma carbonic anhydrase family protein, with translation MTLANPGSPSPQPPPLAAVTPWTLVLGFAPDVAAAAFVAANASVLGQVSLGFGSSIWYTAVLRADVAPITVGAYTNIQDGAVVHCDLDEPVILGDYVTIGHRAVIHSARIDRGCLIGIGAIVLNGVHIGEGSIVGAGSVVTRDVPPGSLVMGVPGKVVREVSPEQAAHLLIHAQRYTLLAQEHAHQQGH, from the coding sequence ATGACCCTTGCCAACCCTGGCAGTCCCAGCCCCCAGCCTCCCCCCCTCGCCGCCGTGACCCCCTGGACCCTCGTTCTTGGGTTTGCCCCGGATGTCGCCGCCGCCGCCTTTGTGGCCGCCAATGCTTCCGTGCTGGGACAGGTGAGCCTGGGGTTCGGCTCCAGTATTTGGTACACAGCGGTGCTCCGAGCCGATGTGGCCCCCATTACCGTGGGAGCCTACACCAATATTCAGGATGGAGCCGTGGTGCACTGTGACCTAGATGAACCGGTGATTCTGGGGGATTATGTCACCATTGGCCACCGAGCGGTGATCCACTCAGCCCGCATTGACCGGGGCTGTTTGATCGGGATTGGGGCGATCGTCCTCAATGGGGTACACATTGGCGAGGGCAGCATTGTGGGGGCGGGGTCCGTGGTAACCCGCGATGTTCCCCCCGGCTCTCTAGTCATGGGGGTTCCCGGTAAGGTGGTGCGGGAGGTATCCCCAGAGCAAGCCGCCCACCTCCTGATCCATGCCCAGCGCTACACTCTTTTGGCCCAGGAACACGCCCACCAGCAGGGGCACTAG
- a CDS encoding FHA domain-containing protein, whose protein sequence is MGRSKQAAVHLMGTTVSRIHAALYRVQDDADQGCYVLVDGHPDTQQPSTNGSYVNGNRITERCVLQSCDKIAFGTDVTGLFFTADPDLPRHSDFVVECRVNQELRVWAESHQIPLTAAKTQANSAGLDAAGAGGFDVPNRGEEVTQALAPPLSVAFSPVGASISPAPADRSVDTDHLLEPTYAKIGQILVRKALITQAQLEQALEQQAASNIPLGQYFIDNGLLTPESLERAVYNQRMPLGEILLRRELITSDNLRSALQAQHQTPNKRLGEILIEQGLITLEDLEASIQEQHWRRNGFWFLND, encoded by the coding sequence TTGGGCCGCTCTAAACAGGCTGCGGTTCACCTCATGGGCACTACGGTTTCCCGTATTCATGCGGCGCTGTACCGTGTGCAGGATGATGCTGATCAAGGGTGCTATGTGTTAGTGGATGGCCACCCAGACACCCAACAACCCAGCACCAATGGCAGCTATGTGAACGGTAATCGCATTACCGAACGGTGTGTGTTGCAAAGCTGCGACAAAATTGCTTTTGGGACTGATGTAACAGGTCTATTTTTCACGGCTGATCCGGACTTGCCCCGGCATTCAGACTTTGTGGTGGAGTGTCGCGTTAATCAGGAATTGCGGGTTTGGGCTGAGTCCCATCAAATTCCCCTCACTGCCGCCAAAACCCAGGCTAACTCTGCTGGGCTAGACGCTGCTGGGGCGGGGGGTTTTGATGTGCCTAACCGTGGGGAAGAGGTGACCCAAGCCCTGGCTCCCCCCCTGTCGGTGGCGTTTTCCCCCGTGGGCGCGTCCATTTCGCCAGCTCCCGCCGATCGATCGGTGGATACGGATCACCTGCTGGAGCCAACCTACGCCAAAATTGGCCAAATTCTGGTGCGAAAAGCGTTGATTACCCAGGCGCAACTGGAGCAGGCATTAGAACAACAGGCCGCTAGTAATATTCCCCTGGGGCAATATTTTATTGATAACGGTTTGCTGACCCCTGAAAGTTTGGAACGGGCGGTTTATAACCAACGGATGCCCCTGGGGGAAATCCTCTTGCGTCGGGAGTTGATTACGTCGGACAACCTGCGATCGGCCCTCCAAGCCCAGCACCAAACCCCCAACAAGCGCCTGGGGGAGATTTTGATTGAACAGGGTTTGATTACTCTGGAAGATTTGGAAGCGTCTATCCAGGAGCAGCATTGGCGACGCAATGGCTTTTGGTTTTTGAATGACTAA
- the typA gene encoding translational GTPase TypA, translating to MSLPIRNVAIIAHVDHGKTTLVDALLKQSGVFRDGEEVPVCVMDSNDLERERGITILSKNTAVYYNETLINIVDTPGHADFGGEVERVLGMVDGCILIVDANEGPMPQTRFVLKKALEKGLRPIVVVNKIDRPRVEPHGAVDKVLDLFIELGADDDQCEFPYLFASGLEGYTKAKLEDEGVNMQPLFDAILRHVPPPVGDPEKPLQLQVTTLDYSDYLGRIIIGRIHNGIIKAGQQAALVKEDGSIVKSKITKLLGFEGLKRVEVAEAKAGQIVAVSGFADANIGETITCPNEPQALPLIKVDEPTLQMTFCVNDSPFAGQEGSFVTSRQLRDRLMRELETNVALRVEDGDTPDKFLVSGRGELHLGILIETMRREGYEFQVSQPQVIYREISGQPCEPFELLALDVPEEGVGGCIERLGQRRGEMQNMEISSNGRAQLEFVIPARGLIGFRGEFMRLTRGDGIMNHSFLEYRAMGGAVETRRNGVLIAFEEGVATFYALKNAEDRGLFFITPGTKVYKGMIVGEHNRAQDLDLNICKTKQLTNHRSATGDELVQLQSPMDMSLERALEYIGSDELLEVTPESIRLRKMASKKLAKR from the coding sequence ATGTCTTTGCCAATCCGCAATGTTGCCATCATTGCCCACGTTGACCACGGGAAAACCACCCTTGTCGATGCACTTTTAAAACAATCCGGCGTTTTTCGGGATGGAGAAGAAGTCCCTGTGTGCGTCATGGACTCCAACGACCTGGAGCGGGAGCGGGGCATTACAATTCTGTCTAAAAATACGGCGGTTTACTACAACGAAACCCTGATTAATATTGTCGATACCCCTGGCCACGCGGATTTTGGGGGAGAAGTGGAACGGGTGTTGGGCATGGTGGATGGTTGCATCTTAATTGTGGATGCCAATGAAGGTCCCATGCCCCAAACTCGATTTGTCTTGAAAAAAGCCCTAGAGAAAGGGTTGCGCCCGATTGTGGTGGTCAACAAGATCGATCGCCCCCGTGTAGAACCCCACGGCGCGGTGGACAAAGTCCTGGATTTATTCATTGAGTTAGGGGCCGACGATGATCAGTGTGAGTTTCCCTACCTCTTCGCCTCCGGTCTAGAAGGCTACACCAAAGCAAAACTGGAGGATGAGGGGGTCAATATGCAGCCCCTCTTTGATGCCATTTTGCGCCACGTTCCGCCCCCCGTCGGTGATCCAGAGAAACCCCTCCAGTTACAGGTGACCACCCTGGACTACTCCGATTATCTGGGGCGCATCATCATTGGCCGGATCCACAATGGGATCATCAAAGCAGGACAACAGGCTGCCTTGGTCAAGGAAGATGGCAGCATTGTTAAATCCAAGATCACCAAGCTTTTGGGCTTTGAAGGGCTGAAGCGGGTGGAAGTGGCAGAAGCCAAGGCGGGACAGATTGTAGCCGTGTCCGGTTTTGCCGATGCCAACATTGGGGAAACCATCACCTGCCCCAATGAACCCCAGGCACTGCCCTTAATTAAGGTGGACGAACCCACCCTCCAGATGACCTTTTGCGTCAATGACTCCCCCTTTGCGGGCCAAGAAGGCAGCTTTGTTACCTCTCGGCAGTTGCGCGATCGCCTGATGCGGGAGCTAGAAACCAACGTGGCCCTGCGGGTGGAAGACGGGGATACCCCGGATAAATTCCTGGTGTCCGGGCGCGGTGAATTGCACCTGGGGATTTTGATCGAAACCATGCGCCGGGAAGGCTATGAATTCCAGGTCTCCCAGCCCCAGGTGATTTACCGGGAAATCAGTGGCCAACCCTGTGAACCCTTTGAGCTGTTGGCGCTGGATGTGCCGGAAGAAGGCGTTGGGGGCTGCATTGAGCGCCTGGGCCAGCGGCGCGGGGAAATGCAAAACATGGAAATTAGCAGCAATGGTCGCGCCCAACTGGAGTTTGTGATTCCGGCTCGGGGTCTGATCGGCTTCCGGGGTGAGTTCATGCGCTTAACCCGTGGCGATGGCATCATGAACCACAGTTTCCTGGAGTATCGCGCCATGGGTGGCGCGGTGGAAACCCGTCGCAATGGGGTGCTGATTGCCTTTGAGGAAGGGGTGGCCACCTTCTATGCGTTGAAGAACGCGGAGGATCGGGGGCTGTTTTTCATTACACCCGGCACCAAGGTTTACAAAGGCATGATTGTGGGGGAACACAACCGCGCCCAGGATTTGGATCTCAATATCTGCAAAACCAAGCAGTTGACCAACCATCGATCGGCCACCGGCGATGAACTGGTGCAATTGCAGTCCCCCATGGATATGAGCTTGGAGCGGGCCTTGGAATACATTGGATCCGATGAGCTGCTGGAGGTGACCCCTGAGTCGATCCGTCTGCGGAAAATGGCCTCTAAAAAGCTAGCTAAGCGCTAG
- a CDS encoding helix-turn-helix domain-containing protein: MISMKARYQYRIYPTPQQVKGLNQLFG, from the coding sequence ATGATTAGCATGAAAGCACGATACCAGTACCGAATTTATCCAACGCCGCAACAGGTCAAAGGGCTGAATCAGCTTTTTGGTTAA